The following coding sequences are from one Brooklawnia cerclae window:
- a CDS encoding NucA/NucB deoxyribonuclease domain-containing protein — protein MPKVSKHVADMAGAGLFKRLAGDLFGYVEHQADDVAERAARQAPDVRSGAVTPAGSATSSAGQPPTVAFSRDRAPGIADNFDDAVANGKPTTLTRAGTRTAKDNRRAALKGQEAAPAGQSLDEYPFASSVEGGSGAFVRAVPVGEQNYQGGTLSAFYKKYGIEPGDQYVVRFDP, from the coding sequence GTGCCCAAGGTCAGCAAACACGTGGCCGATATGGCAGGCGCAGGCCTGTTCAAGAGGCTCGCCGGAGACCTGTTCGGCTATGTCGAGCACCAGGCTGACGACGTGGCCGAACGAGCTGCCCGACAGGCACCTGATGTGCGCAGCGGCGCAGTCACCCCGGCGGGTAGTGCGACATCGAGTGCGGGTCAGCCTCCCACGGTGGCGTTCAGCCGGGACCGGGCGCCCGGGATCGCTGACAACTTCGATGACGCTGTGGCCAACGGCAAGCCAACAACCCTGACCCGTGCGGGTACGAGGACGGCAAAGGACAACAGGCGTGCGGCGCTCAAGGGGCAAGAGGCTGCCCCGGCAGGGCAATCTCTTGACGAGTATCCATTCGCGAGTTCGGTCGAGGGCGGTTCTGGTGCTTTTGTGCGCGCGGTGCCTGTGGGCGAGCAGAACTATCAGGGCGGCACGTTGAGCGCCTTCTACAAGAAGTACGGCATCGAGCCCGGTGACCAGTACGTTGTTAGGTTTGACCCGTGA
- a CDS encoding SMI1/KNR4 family protein, with translation MTATSIPAHLATVEDGIRRLRRDILLRNLQPGLSAETIRTTLASVDLPSAPELEALYGWHDGTATPPGVKLGSIYLLPGYYLLSLEDAVANYKAFVGDRRWTTGWLPVFADGGGDFYVVDFTAPSPNPVRLFWIDEDEAPIEFGSITAMLNTIGQGYERGVFVNDEHGYLEMDSLDFEKVAAELNPDIKWWTEDV, from the coding sequence GTGACCGCCACCTCCATCCCCGCGCACCTCGCGACGGTCGAGGACGGGATACGACGCCTCAGGCGCGACATCCTGCTGCGCAACCTGCAACCCGGGCTGTCGGCCGAGACGATCCGGACGACCCTGGCCAGCGTCGATCTGCCTTCCGCACCCGAGCTGGAGGCCCTGTATGGATGGCACGATGGCACCGCGACGCCGCCAGGCGTCAAGCTCGGGAGCATCTACCTGCTTCCGGGGTACTACCTCCTGTCGCTAGAGGACGCGGTCGCCAACTACAAGGCGTTCGTCGGTGACCGGCGGTGGACGACCGGGTGGCTTCCCGTCTTCGCCGACGGGGGTGGCGACTTCTATGTGGTGGACTTCACCGCGCCCTCACCGAATCCTGTTCGGCTCTTCTGGATCGATGAGGATGAGGCTCCGATCGAGTTCGGGTCGATAACAGCGATGCTCAACACCATCGGCCAAGGCTACGAGCGTGGTGTGTTCGTCAACGACGAACACGGATACCTGGAGATGGACAGCCTCGACTTCGAGAAGGTCGCCGCCGAGCTGAACCCAGACATCAAATGGTGGACAGAAGACGTCTAG
- a CDS encoding IS3 family transposase (programmed frameshift), with product MPGPYPREFREDVVAVARSRESGVTIKQVATDFGISEATLQNWLRQADVEEGNRPGQTAADAAEARELKKRIRLLEQENEVLRRAAAYLSLGESETRWLPKMTYPLVSELAKAGIPVTVSCRVLKLARQPYYRWRNAPIRDADILRAHRLNALHDAHHDDPTFGYRYLADEARRAGWRMSRRTAWKLCSQAGILSSAQRRRRGKGKKAGPPVFDDHVKRVFRADAPNRLWLTDITEHRTSEGKLYCCAIKDVFSNRIVGYSISDRMTAKLAVDAVRNAVTRRGDVAGCILHADRGSQFRSRAMARELRRHDMVGSMGRVGAAGDNAAMESFWSLLQTNVLNQQRWATRQELRLAVVVWIERKYHRQRAQDALGGLTPIEFEAKLAEPLTLAA from the exons ATGCCTGGTCCTTATCCCAGAGAGTTCCGCGAGGATGTTGTCGCGGTCGCTCGCAGCCGCGAGAGCGGCGTCACCATCAAACAGGTCGCCACGGACTTCGGTATCAGCGAAGCGACTCTGCAGAACTGGCTCCGCCAGGCCGACGTCGAAGAAGGCAACCGTCCCGGTCAGACTGCGGCGGATGCGGCCGAAGCCCGTGAGTTGAAGAAGCGGATCCGGCTGCTCGAGCAGGAGAACGAGGTGCTCAGGAGGGCTGCGGCGTATCTGTCGT TAGGCGAATCTGAAACTCGGTGGCTCCCCAAAATGACATACCCGCTCGTATCTGAGCTCGCCAAAGCGGGGATCCCCGTCACGGTGTCGTGCCGGGTCCTCAAGCTCGCAAGACAGCCCTATTACCGGTGGCGCAACGCTCCGATTCGGGACGCGGATATTCTCCGCGCGCACCGCCTCAACGCACTGCATGACGCGCACCACGACGACCCGACATTCGGATACCGATACCTGGCCGACGAGGCCCGGCGGGCTGGGTGGCGAATGAGCCGACGGACGGCATGGAAGCTGTGCTCGCAGGCGGGGATTCTCTCGTCCGCGCAGCGCCGCCGGCGTGGGAAGGGGAAGAAGGCGGGCCCGCCGGTGTTCGATGACCATGTGAAGCGGGTCTTCCGCGCCGATGCCCCGAACAGGCTCTGGCTCACGGACATCACGGAGCATCGGACGAGTGAGGGCAAGCTCTACTGCTGCGCGATCAAGGACGTGTTCTCCAACCGGATCGTCGGCTACTCAATCTCGGACCGGATGACCGCGAAGCTCGCCGTCGACGCCGTCCGCAACGCCGTCACCCGCCGAGGCGACGTCGCCGGATGCATTCTGCACGCCGACAGAGGCAGCCAGTTCCGAAGCCGTGCCATGGCACGCGAACTACGCCGCCACGACATGGTCGGCTCGATGGGACGAGTCGGCGCAGCCGGAGACAACGCCGCCATGGAATCGTTCTGGTCGCTTCTGCAGACGAACGTGCTGAACCAGCAACGATGGGCCACGCGTCAGGAGCTGCGCCTGGCCGTCGTCGTCTGGATCGAGCGGAAGTACCACCGTCAACGAGCCCAGGACGCACTCGGCGGGTTGACGCCCATCGAGTTCGAGGCCAAGCTAGCCGAGCCGCTCACACTCGCGGCCTAA
- a CDS encoding Imm52 family immunity protein → MSVTAGAYAPMIVNSFLLDFPSPNEDGEHADRLYRPETASTIIQAVVLAWEPDWATWVTPTMRNNQGRQPGELVVGWFTYIRGVTVTSLPAGAARRFADGTLIQAAPEFADVTADTVVATRDALRSQSALQPAT, encoded by the coding sequence CTGTCTGTCACTGCGGGCGCCTATGCCCCCATGATCGTCAACAGCTTCCTGCTTGACTTCCCCTCACCAAACGAGGACGGAGAGCACGCGGATCGGCTCTACCGCCCCGAGACCGCCAGCACGATCATCCAGGCGGTGGTCTTGGCCTGGGAGCCGGACTGGGCGACCTGGGTGACCCCAACCATGCGGAACAACCAGGGACGTCAACCCGGCGAGCTGGTGGTCGGCTGGTTCACCTATATCCGTGGTGTCACCGTGACCAGCCTGCCCGCAGGAGCCGCGCGCCGGTTCGCCGACGGCACACTCATCCAGGCCGCACCCGAATTCGCTGACGTCACCGCCGACACCGTCGTGGCGACCCGCGACGCCCTGCGATCCCAGTCAGCCCTCCAACCAGCCACCTGA
- a CDS encoding IS3 family transposase (programmed frameshift): MPKELANGKPTTRRYSVEEKVAAVRMVRTLRAELGVTQGTVQRVATQLGYGVESVRMWVKQADIDDGVTAGVSSTEARRVRELEQENRELRRANEVLKRAAFFLRGGARPPLPEVVAFIDANKDDVVDGRRLGVEFICRLLQVSASSYYAAKTRAPSGRTLRDEELIPQLVELWEINYRVYGVRKLWKAARRAGTMIGRDQTARLMRAAEIEGARRSKRVKTTRPDPASVRHPDLVQRKFTATAPNRLWATDLTFVPTWAGVAYVCFIVDAFSRMIVGWRVASHMRTEMVLDAIEMARWSRGHHHPDLRCHSDAGSQFTSIRYGERLAEIGAAPSIGTVGDSYDNALAETVNGYYKAELVRGPARSGPWKSVEDLELATLGWVHWHNTQRLHGYLGDVPPAEFENAFYAVQADRERLVGIK; this comes from the exons ATGCCGAAGGAACTGGCGAATGGGAAGCCGACGACGCGTCGGTACTCGGTTGAGGAGAAGGTCGCCGCGGTGCGGATGGTGAGGACGTTGCGCGCCGAACTCGGCGTCACACAAGGGACGGTGCAGCGGGTCGCGACGCAGCTCGGTTACGGGGTCGAGTCGGTGCGGATGTGGGTGAAGCAGGCCGACATCGACGACGGCGTCACGGCTGGGGTGAGTAGCACCGAAGCCCGACGAGTTCGGGAACTCGAGCAAGAGAATCGGGAACTTCGCCGCGCCAACGAAGTGCTCAAGCGGGCGGCGT TCTTTCTTCGGGGCGGAGCTCGACCGCCACTACCGGAAGTAGTCGCGTTCATCGACGCGAACAAGGACGACGTCGTGGACGGTCGCCGGCTCGGAGTCGAGTTCATCTGCAGACTGCTGCAGGTGTCTGCGAGCAGCTATTACGCCGCAAAGACGCGCGCGCCCTCGGGTCGGACGCTGCGGGACGAGGAGCTGATCCCGCAACTGGTTGAGCTCTGGGAGATCAACTACCGGGTCTACGGGGTCCGCAAGCTCTGGAAAGCCGCCCGACGGGCGGGGACCATGATCGGCCGAGATCAAACCGCGAGGCTGATGCGCGCCGCGGAGATCGAGGGCGCGCGGCGGTCGAAGCGGGTCAAGACGACCAGGCCGGATCCGGCGTCGGTGCGACACCCAGACCTCGTGCAGCGGAAGTTCACCGCGACCGCGCCGAACCGGCTCTGGGCCACCGATCTGACGTTCGTGCCGACCTGGGCCGGGGTCGCCTATGTGTGCTTCATCGTGGACGCGTTCTCCCGCATGATCGTCGGGTGGAGGGTCGCATCACACATGCGCACCGAGATGGTGCTCGATGCGATCGAGATGGCTCGCTGGTCCCGAGGCCACCACCACCCCGACCTGCGATGTCACAGCGACGCAGGATCTCAATTCACGTCGATCCGCTACGGCGAACGCCTCGCGGAAATCGGCGCCGCACCGTCGATCGGGACCGTCGGCGATTCGTATGACAATGCCCTGGCCGAGACGGTGAACGGCTACTACAAGGCCGAACTCGTCCGCGGACCCGCCCGATCCGGGCCATGGAAGAGCGTCGAGGATCTCGAGCTCGCGACGCTCGGCTGGGTGCACTGGCACAACACCCAGCGCCTCCACGGCTACCTCGGCGACGTCCCACCCGCCGAGTTCGAGAACGCGTTCTATGCTGTCCAAGCCGACCGCGAACGACTGGTCGGAATCAAATAG
- a CDS encoding nucleotidyl transferase AbiEii/AbiGii toxin family protein produces the protein MMAQQPRDRRGRWRASPGDEADLRLTSVYELSEDDIVAQQRHFGVSRDQVKHDFAVSHLLDAISNVSDKFIFYGGTALSRTVLNGLRLSEDVDLLSVGPRQVAAVALDGAIRGSLERNFGLVEANPRLDQVRTDTDACLYRIGRVTVRVQLINGEHYASWPTQSSTVSMRYSGMIGRGMTTFTPSGFACAKLSAWCDTTRDAPRDLYDLWAMAQQGMINADAAVTFRRLGPSGGYPRRWMFPEKAPTQNQWHDSIGHQCTPQVGPAEAYERVVAAWVTAVSAAERGHR, from the coding sequence ATGATGGCCCAGCAGCCACGAGACCGCCGAGGGCGCTGGAGGGCGTCTCCAGGAGACGAGGCCGACCTGCGCTTGACCTCGGTCTACGAACTCAGCGAGGACGACATCGTGGCCCAGCAGAGGCATTTCGGCGTGTCGCGCGACCAAGTGAAACACGACTTCGCCGTCTCCCATCTACTGGATGCCATCTCGAACGTGTCGGACAAGTTCATCTTCTACGGAGGCACCGCACTGAGCCGGACCGTCCTCAACGGCCTGCGTCTTAGCGAGGACGTTGACCTCTTGTCCGTCGGCCCAAGGCAGGTCGCCGCCGTTGCTCTGGACGGAGCGATCAGAGGCTCGCTGGAGCGTAACTTCGGCTTGGTTGAAGCGAACCCCAGACTCGATCAGGTGCGGACGGACACCGACGCCTGCCTGTACCGAATTGGCCGGGTCACAGTCAGGGTTCAGCTCATCAACGGTGAGCACTACGCCTCATGGCCCACACAGTCGTCCACCGTCTCCATGCGTTACTCGGGGATGATCGGCAGGGGGATGACCACCTTCACCCCAAGCGGATTCGCTTGCGCGAAGTTGTCGGCGTGGTGCGACACCACCCGAGATGCCCCACGCGACCTCTACGACCTGTGGGCGATGGCGCAGCAAGGCATGATCAACGCCGACGCCGCTGTGACATTCAGGAGACTCGGCCCGAGCGGAGGCTATCCGAGAAGATGGATGTTCCCGGAGAAGGCGCCGACTCAGAATCAATGGCACGACTCGATCGGGCATCAATGCACCCCGCAGGTTGGTCCCGCCGAAGCTTACGAACGCGTCGTTGCCGCTTGGGTGACAGCAGTATCCGCCGCCGAGAGGGGCCACCGCTGA
- a CDS encoding type IV toxin-antitoxin system AbiEi family antitoxin — protein sequence MAVKGVPTQIAAAPLRTVRPLMLRAVYADPEKELVRMRRDGRLVRIAPGTYTARPDDIATDADWFPNFEEAAMAYATGQYGPRVPVLAGIGAARFHHAIPRAIGVTVIAVPQRHRPVTLANGGKVIFTCAEVVRLDARLETGGLGAFMVATPEQTFVDLLAKPSLGGLPAEAQAAAAALAHSIDADRARRVAAQFPVEVRRRVEAALR from the coding sequence ATGGCAGTCAAGGGGGTCCCCACTCAGATTGCAGCCGCACCGCTGAGGACCGTGCGTCCCCTGATGCTGCGTGCCGTGTACGCGGACCCCGAGAAAGAACTCGTGCGGATGCGCAGGGACGGCCGCCTGGTTCGCATTGCCCCAGGCACGTACACAGCCAGACCCGACGACATCGCCACCGACGCGGACTGGTTCCCGAACTTCGAAGAGGCCGCGATGGCCTACGCCACCGGCCAGTACGGACCGCGGGTCCCGGTCCTGGCCGGAATAGGCGCCGCACGGTTCCATCACGCGATTCCCAGGGCGATCGGCGTCACTGTGATCGCCGTCCCGCAGAGGCATCGCCCGGTGACTCTGGCGAACGGAGGCAAGGTGATCTTCACGTGCGCCGAGGTCGTCCGGCTGGATGCCCGCCTGGAGACCGGCGGCCTGGGCGCATTCATGGTGGCCACTCCCGAGCAGACTTTCGTCGATCTCCTCGCCAAGCCCAGCCTTGGAGGGCTGCCCGCAGAGGCGCAAGCAGCGGCAGCAGCACTCGCGCACAGCATCGACGCCGACCGTGCAAGAAGAGTCGCCGCTCAGTTCCCGGTGGAGGTCCGACGACGCGTCGAGGCGGCCCTGCGATGA
- a CDS encoding LuxR C-terminal-related transcriptional regulator, producing MEDERVLRDGPSQRVAPKSVAQAVAAVLESILPYGPTAPRWAVDKVFGAALGGDGRTGAKATPEFRAALSWSLLRAGRFDDALKLSEGRGLTVLSQAAGEVPDTMQSVCYSVTAETFLLNGRLSDAAATARIAADYATESQPHRFRALSLLAATLALSGEVAPAAGAIGSAWELDGGRGWVGASWPLVLATTQIGFWQSDADGIQEALDTFSRVADPDAVERAVANTAVLGLHMVREDYHSAVATAATLTKSVDAKLCPPLLANGAISSEALALVHLGDPGAALKALGHRVSPPAHTTCFELLRAGIHLQLGEPRKALAVTEVCVRNTPDHSPLSLPSVLLRRAIAHEVLGHHSLADADFSRSAHLSAEFAGIRAAIGLPLDVIETLYWRLAANEPEFRPKLTQELPPQDVYPDREPLGFDLPDHLTERERVLAGWLTTDMTIQAIAEQLCVSTNTVKTQTKSLYRKLGVSSRREAIERLEATGIVRTNPSAN from the coding sequence GTGGAAGACGAGCGTGTCCTTCGGGATGGACCCAGCCAGCGTGTCGCACCAAAGTCGGTGGCACAGGCGGTGGCCGCCGTTCTGGAATCAATATTGCCGTATGGGCCGACGGCACCGCGATGGGCAGTTGACAAGGTATTCGGTGCCGCTCTGGGGGGTGATGGCAGGACCGGGGCGAAAGCGACGCCGGAATTTCGGGCCGCGCTGTCGTGGTCACTGCTTCGTGCGGGCCGCTTCGATGACGCACTGAAGCTATCCGAGGGCAGAGGTCTGACGGTGCTCTCTCAGGCTGCTGGCGAGGTTCCGGACACCATGCAGTCGGTCTGCTACTCGGTGACGGCCGAGACCTTCCTGCTGAACGGACGCCTGTCCGACGCCGCAGCCACGGCCAGAATCGCGGCCGACTACGCCACAGAGAGTCAACCGCATCGATTCCGGGCGTTGTCGCTGCTGGCCGCCACGCTGGCTCTGAGCGGCGAGGTCGCACCAGCGGCTGGGGCGATCGGGTCTGCTTGGGAACTCGACGGCGGCCGGGGCTGGGTGGGCGCCTCATGGCCCCTGGTGCTGGCAACCACTCAGATCGGATTCTGGCAGTCCGATGCTGACGGAATCCAAGAAGCCCTGGATACGTTCAGTCGGGTTGCCGATCCCGACGCGGTCGAACGCGCCGTCGCGAACACCGCTGTGCTCGGTCTTCACATGGTCCGCGAGGACTACCACAGCGCCGTCGCGACCGCCGCAACCCTCACCAAGAGCGTGGATGCGAAGCTGTGCCCACCGCTGCTCGCGAACGGGGCAATCAGCTCCGAGGCGCTCGCGCTGGTGCACCTGGGCGACCCAGGCGCCGCGCTCAAAGCCCTTGGGCATCGGGTCTCTCCCCCCGCACACACAACCTGTTTCGAACTGCTCCGGGCCGGCATCCACCTCCAACTCGGGGAACCACGCAAGGCACTCGCCGTCACTGAGGTCTGCGTGCGGAACACACCCGATCACAGCCCCCTGTCTCTCCCGTCTGTTCTGCTACGCCGCGCCATCGCCCACGAGGTCTTAGGCCATCACAGCCTTGCGGACGCCGACTTCTCGCGATCAGCCCACCTGTCGGCGGAGTTCGCCGGTATCCGGGCCGCGATCGGGCTTCCACTCGACGTGATCGAGACGCTGTACTGGCGCCTCGCCGCTAACGAGCCCGAATTCCGCCCGAAGCTCACCCAGGAGCTCCCACCGCAGGATGTCTACCCGGACCGCGAGCCACTCGGATTCGATCTTCCTGACCATCTGACCGAACGGGAACGAGTGCTCGCTGGGTGGCTCACCACCGACATGACGATTCAGGCGATCGCCGAGCAGCTGTGCGTGTCGACCAATACCGTCAAGACCCAGACGAAGTCGCTGTACCGCAAGCTGGGGGTCAGCTCCCGCCGCGAAGCCATCGAACGGCTGGAGGCCACCGGCATCGTCAGAACCAACCCAAGTGCCAACTGA
- a CDS encoding RidA family protein, with amino-acid sequence MDKRSVPFGDAMGMEVAFSNAIEVPISPDTSLIWVAGQIAFDEAGHLVGVGDIAAQTEQAIANIRAILARFGGDLSDVTNVLVFVTTLEGLAEVHRVRLAHFSEPFPASTLVQVGALVHPDALIEIQAQAVVRRDPAVGRQHPD; translated from the coding sequence ATGGACAAGCGCAGTGTTCCCTTCGGCGACGCCATGGGAATGGAGGTGGCGTTCTCGAACGCGATCGAGGTGCCGATCTCGCCCGACACCAGCCTGATCTGGGTCGCCGGGCAGATCGCCTTCGATGAGGCCGGCCACCTGGTGGGCGTCGGCGACATCGCCGCACAGACCGAGCAGGCGATCGCGAACATCCGCGCGATCCTCGCCCGATTCGGCGGAGATCTGTCCGACGTCACCAATGTGCTGGTGTTCGTCACGACTCTGGAGGGCCTGGCCGAGGTGCACCGCGTGCGGCTCGCCCACTTCTCCGAGCCCTTCCCCGCCAGCACTCTCGTGCAGGTCGGCGCATTGGTGCATCCCGACGCCTTGATCGAGATCCAGGCTCAGGCCGTCGTACGCCGGGATCCCGCAGTCGGCAGGCAGCACCCCGACTGA